The genomic DNA AGGGCGTCCGCCTCCAGAGGCGCACCGGCGGGCAGCCAGGCCTGCGCGTAATCCACCATCGTCGATCCGATGTCCCCGCGCTTGGCATCGGCGATCACGAGCAGTCCGGCCGCCCGCGCGGCGGCGAGCACGTCCTCCAGCGCGGCGAACCCAGCGGCGCCGTACCGCTCGAAGAACGACACCTGCGGCTTCACGACACCGACGCGACCGGCGGCCGCCTCGACGGTACGGAGCCCGAACTCCCGGACTCCGGCGGCGTCGGCGGTCAGCCCCCACGCCGCCAGCAGAGCGGCGTGGGGGTCGATGCCGACACAGAGCGGACCGTGCGCCTCCAGAGCGGCGCGGGCTCGCCTGCCGAAGCGTTCCGTCATACCGCGGCCATCCGGTCCTGGGCGTACTCCTGCAGGCTCTTGACCTGGAAGCCCTCGTGCGCGGCGTCCATCCCGCTCACCGCCGCGCCGAGCACGGCGATGGTCGTGAAGAGCGCCTTGTCGGCGGCCACCGCGGCGGCGCGGATCTCGTAGCCGTCCGCACGGGCTGCCCCACCGGACGGGGTGTTCACGACGATGTCGATCTCCCCGTCGTTGATGAGGTCGACGATGTTCCGGGCGCCGGACTCCTGAGTCTCGCTGTACTTCTCGACCACCGTGACCGCGATGCCGTTGCGGGACAGGATCTCAGCCGTGCCCTCGGTCGCCACGATCGTGAAGCCGAGCTGCTGGAGGCGGTGCGCCGGGAGGATCACCGCGCGCTTGTCGGAGTCGGCGACCGAGATGAACACGGTTCCCGAGGTCGGCATGCCGCCGTAGGCCGCGGCCTGGGACTTCGCGAACGCGGTCGGGAAGTCGCGATCGATGCCCATGACCTCGCCGGTCGAGCGCATCTCCGGGCCGAGGACCGAGTCGACCGTCTTGCCGTCGGCGGTGCGGAACCGCTTGAAGGGCAGCACGGCCTCCTTGACCGAGACCGGAGCGTCCAGCGGGACGCGCGAGCCGTCCTGCGCGGGCAGCATCCCCTCGGCGCGGAGATCGGCGATGGTGGAGCCGGCCATGATGCGGCTGGCGGCCTTCGCCATCGGGATGCCCAGCGCCTTGGAGACGAAGGGCACCGTGCGGCTGGCCCGGGGGTTCGCCTCGATGACGTAGAGCACGCCGGCGCTGATCGCGAACTGCACGTTCAGCAGACCGCGCACGCCGACGCCCTGCGCGATGGCGAGGGTGGCCTCGCGGACGCGGTCGACGTCGCTGCGGCCGAGCGAGACCGGCGGCAGTGTGCAGCTCGAGTCGCCGGAGTGGATGCCGGCTTCCTCCAGATGCTCCATCACGCCGCCGATGAAGAGGTCGGTGCCGTCGTACAGGGCGTCCACATCGAGCTCGATCGCGTCGTCGAGGAAGCGGTCGACCAGGAGCGGCTTGCCCTCCTCGATCACGACCTCACCGGCGGTCCGCACGAAGTAGTCGCGCAGCGCGTCGGTGCCGTAGACGATCTCCATGCCGCGGCCGCCGAGCACGAAGCTCGGGCGCACGAGCACCGGGTAGCCGATCTCCTCGGCGATGCGCACCGCGCCCTCCACGTCGATCGCCGTGCCGTTGCGCGGCGCGAGGAGTCCGGCCTCGTCGAGCAGGCGCGAGAACAGCTCGCGCTCCTCGGCCAGGTCGATGGCCTCCGGGCTCGTCCCCAGGACCGTGTAGCCAGCCGCCTCGATGCCCTTCGCGAGCCCGAGCGGGGTCTGCCCGCCGAGCTGGCAGACGACGCCGAGGATGGTGCCGCTCGCCGCCTCCGCGTCCAGGACCTCCAGCACGTCCTCGAGCGTCAGCGGCTCGAAGTACAGCCGGTCGGACGTGTCGTAGTCGGTCGACACGGTCTCCGGGTTGCAGTTGATCATCACGGTCTCGAAGCCCGCGTCGGACAGCGCGAACGAGGCGTGCACGCAGGAGTAGTCGAACTCGACGCCCTGACCGATGCGGTTCGGGCCGGAGCCGATGATGACGACCTTGGTGCGGTCGGACGGCGCGACCTCGGTCTCGGCGTCGTAGCTCGAGTAGTGGTACGGCGTCAGCGCGGGGAACTCCCCTGCGCAGGTGTCGACCGTCTTGTAGACCGGGCGGATGCCGAGGCCGTGGCGCACGCCGCGGATCTCGGCCTCGCTCTCGCCGCGGAGCTGGGCGATCTGCACGTCGGAGAATCCGTGCTCCTTGGCGTAGCGCAGAGTCGCGTCGTCCAGCTCGCCGGCGGTGCGGACGACCTCGGCGACCTCGTTGATGAGGACGATCTGGTCGAGGAACCAGGGGTCGATGGCCGTGGCCTCGAACGCCTGCTCGATGGTCGCGCCCTTGCGCAGCGCCTGCTGCAGGGTGACGATCCGGCCGTCGGTCGGGGTCTTCGCGATCTCGAGCAGTTCCTCGACGGTGCGCGGCTCCTCGCCCCAGTGGAAGCTGGAGCCCCGCTTCTCGAGCGACCGCAGCGCCTTCTGCAGCGCGGTGGCGTAGTTGCGGCCGATGGCCATCGCCTCGCCGACCGACTTCATGGTCGTGGTGAGGGTGGCGTCGGCGGCCGGGAACTTCTCGAACGCGAAGCGCGGGACCTTCACGACCACGTAGTCGAGCGTCGGCTCGAAGCTGGCCGGGGTCACGCCGGTGATGTCGTTCGGGATCTCGTCGAGGCGGTAGCCGAGGGCGAGCTTGGCCGCGAGCTTGGCGATCGGGAAGCCGGTGGCCTTCGACGCCAGGGCGCTCGACCGGGAGACGCGCGGGTTCATCTCGATGACGATGATGCGCCCGTTCTCCGGGTTGACCGCGAACTGGATGTTGCAGCCACCGGTGTCCACGCCCACGGCGCGGATGATGTCGATGCCGATGTCGCGGAGCTTCTGGTACTCGCGGTCGGTCAGGGTCAGCGCCGGCGCCACCGTGATCGAGTCGCCGGTGTGCACGCCGACCGGGTCGACGTTCTCGATGGAGCAGACGACCACCGTGTTGTCGGCGGTGTCGCGCATGAGTTCGAGCTCGTACTCCTTCCAGCCGAGGATCGACTCCTCCAGGAGCACCTCGGTCGTCGGCGAGTCGCGCAGGCCGGCGCCGCCGATGCGGCGCAGGTCCTCCTCGTCGTAGGCGAACCCGGACCCCAGCCCACCCATCGTGAAGGACGGGCGCACCACGAGCGGGTAGCCGAGCTGCTCGGCACCGGCGAGGAGGTCGTCCATGGTGTGGGCGATGACGCTCTTGGCGACGTCCGCGCCCGCCTCGAGGACGAGCTCCTTGAAGACCTGACGGTCCTCGCCCTTCTTGATGGCGTCCACCTTCGCGCCGATGAGCTCGACGTCGTACTTCTCGAGGATCCCCTGCTCGTGCAGCGCCATCGCGGCGTTGAGCGCCGTCTGACCGCCGAGCGTCGGCAGGATCGCGTCGGGCTTCTCCTTGGCGATGATCGTCTCGATCACCGCGGGGGTGATCGGCTCGATGTAGGTCGCGTCGGCGAAGTCGGGGTCGGTCATGATCGTCGCGGGGTTGGAGTTGACGAGGATGACCCGGACGCCCTCCTCACGGAGGACGCGGCACGCCTGGGTGCCGGAGTAGTCGAACTCGCAGGCCTGGCCGATGACGATCGGGCCGGAGCCGATGACGAGGACGGAGCGGATGTCGTCGCGCTTGGGCATTACTTTGCGTCCTTCTTGTTCGCGATGACCATGTCGCGGAAGCGGTCGAAGAGGTAGTTGGCGTCGTGCGGTCCGGCCGCCGCCTCGGGGTGGTACTGCACCGAGAAGGCGGGGATGTCGAGGGCGCGCAGGCCCTCCACGACGTTGTCGTTGAGGCCGACGTGGCTGACCTCGACCTTGCCGTAGCCGTGCGGGCTGTCGAAGGAGCCCTCCAGGGGCGCCTCGACGGCGAAGCCGTGGTTGTGCGCGGTGATCTCGACCTTGCCCGTCTGCTTGTCCAGCACGGGCTGGTTGATGCCGCGGTGGCCGAACGGCAGCTTGTACGTGCCGAGACCCAGGGCCCGGCCGAGGAGCTGGTTGCCGAAGCAGATCCCGAAGAAGGGCAGCCCGTCGTCGAGGACCGCGCGCAGCAGTTCGACGTGGTCGCCCGACGCCGCGGGGTCGCCGGGACCGTTCGAGTAGAAGACGGCGACCGGCTCGATCGCCCGGATCTCGTCGATGCCCACGTCCTGCGGGAGGACGTGCACGTCGAACCCGCGGGCCGCGAGGTTGTCGATCGTCGCCTGCTTCACGCCGAGGTCGAGCACGGCGAGGTTGCCGATGCGCTCCCCCCTCGCCGGGGTGACGGTCGCGCTCTGGACGGACACCTGCGCGGAGAGGTTGAGGCCGGTCATCTCCGGGGCCTCGCGGACGATGCGCAGCTGCTCCTCCGGGTCGAGCTCCGCCTCCGCACCCGAGAAGATGCCGCCCCGCATGGAGCCGGCGGAGCGGATGTGGCGGGTAACCGCGCGCGTGTCGATGCCGCTGATGCCGACGATGCCGTCCTCGACGAGGACCTCGTCGAGAGAGGCGTTCGCCCGCCAGTTCGAGACGACGCGCGAGGGGTCTCGCACGATGTAGCCGGCGACCCAGATGCGGCGGGACTCGGTGTCCTCGTCGTTCATGCCGGTGTTGCCGATGTGCGGGGCGGTCTGCAGGACGATCTGTCCGGCGTAGGACGGGTCGGTGATGGTCTCCTGGTATCCCGACATGCCGGTGGCGAACACGACCTCGCCGAGGGTGCGCCCGCGCGCGCCGTACGCGCGTCCGCGGTGTCGGGTGCCGTCCTCCAGGACGAGGACGGCGGGGTCGGGAAGGCGGGCCGCGGAGGCCTGCGGGGAGGAAGTCGAGAGGGTCATGACGAGGCTCCTGTGTCAGGGGCGGCGGGGATGAGCCGCTGCAGGTCGGAGATGAGGGTCGGGAGGTCGCCGCCGGTGAGGCGCACATAGCTGTCGACGACGGTCGTGTCGTCGACGTGCCACGAGATGCGCACGAGCCCGCCGGGCTCCACGACGCGATCGATGGTGACGGTCGCGCGGTCGATGGAGACGAGGCGGTCGGCGGCGAGGAAGACGGTGGGGGCACCGTCCAGGGCCAGCGCGATGCCGCGGTCGGTCACAGCCAGCTCGCCGCGTGCGCGGAACGCCAGCGGGGTGATCGCGAGCCGTTCGAGGGGCTGCTCGTGCCGAGTTGTGGACACGTAGAGCACCTCGTCGCGGCGCGTCACCTCCGCGTGCTCCGGCACCCCGAGCGGGGCCGTGTACGCGGCATCGCGCCGCACTCGTCGTCGCCAGGCGAACAGCATCGAGAGCAGGATCAGCAGCGCGACGGCGATGATGATCGCGACCGCGAGGTCCCGTGCGCTCATGCGCCGAGCTCCTCGACGACGGCGCCGCCGTCGACCGTGAGGACGCCGCCGTGCACGGTGTACTCCACGCGGCCCGGCAGGGCGCGGCCCAGGTAGGGCGAGTTCACGCTGCGCCCGTGCAGGTCCGCGGCGGTGAACACACCGTCGACCGCGGGGTCGTACAGCGTGATGTGCGCGGGCTGCCCGGCTTCGAGCGGCGTGCCGTGGCCGGAGAGCCGGCCGATGCGGGCGGGCGTCGCGCTCATGACCCGGGCCACGTCGGCCCAGCCGATCAGGCCGGTCTGCACCATCGACTGGTGCACGACCCGCAGGGCGCTCTCCAGACCGACCATGCCGTTCGCGGCGGCCTGCCACTCGCACGCCTTGTGCTCGCTGGGGTGCGGTGCGTGGTCGGTCGCGACGATGTCGATCGTGCCGTCGGCCAGGCCCTCCCGGACCGCGAGGACGTCCTCCTCGCGGCGCAGCGGCGGGTTGACCTTGAACCGCGCGTCGTAGCCGCGGACGAGTTCGTCCGTGAGCAGCAGGTGGTGCGGCGTGACCTCCGCCGTCACGTTGACACCGCGCTTCTTGGCCCAGCGGATGATGTCCACCGAGCCTGCCGTCGACAGGTGGCACACGTGCAGCCGCGAGCCGACGTGCTCGGCGAGGAGCACGTCGCGGGCGATGATCGACTCCTCGGCGACCGCCGGCCACCCGGCCAGCCCGAGCTCGGCCGAGACGGTGCCCTCGTTCATCTGGGCGCCCTCGGTGAGTCTCGGGTCCTGCGCATGCTGGGCGATGACGCCGTCGAAGGACTTCACGTACTCCAGAGCCCGGCGCATGATCAGCGGATCCCACACGCAGAAGCCGTCGTCGCTGAAGACCCGAACCTGGGCACGGGAGGTGGCCATGGCGCCCAGCTCGGCGAGGCGCTCGCCCTTCTGCCCCACCGTGACGGCGCCGATCGGCTGCACGGTCGCGTAGCCGGCCGCCTCGCCGAGGGCGAGCTCCTGCTCGACCACGCCCGCCGTGTCGGCGACCGGGGAGGTGTTCGGCATCGCGAACACGGCGGTGAACCCGCCCGCGGCGGCCGCTCTGGTGCCGGTGAGGATCGTCTCGGAGGCCTCGAACCCCGGCTCGCGCAGGTGGGTGTGCAGGTCGACGAGGCCCGGCAGCGCGACCAGGCCCGCGGCGTCGATCACCCGCGCGCCGGTGCGGGTGAGCCCCGTCCCGACCTCGGCGATGACGCCGTCCTCGATGATGATGTCGGCGCCGTCCGCGCCGAGCAGCTGTGCACCGGTGATGACGAGGGTCTCGCTCACAGGTCTCCCCCTCGTTCGTCGTCTCGTTCTCCTGCCAGCAGCAGGTACAGCACCGCCATGCGCACGGAGACCCCGTTCGACACCTGTTCCAGCACCGTCGAACGGGGGGAATCGGCAGCTTCGGAGGAGATCTCCAGTCCCCGGTTCATGGGTCCGGGGTGCAGGACAATGCTACCGCCCGGCAGAGCCGCCACGCGCCGTGCGTCCAGGCCCCACCGGCGCGAATACTCCCGCTCAGTCGGGAAATACGCCGCGTTCATCCGCTCGAGCTGGATGCGCAGCATCATCACGGCGTCCGGCCCCTCCGCGAGGGCTTCGTCCAGGTCGTAGACCACGCGGACCGGCCATAGGGACACGTTCTGCGGAACCAGGGTCGGCGGCGACACGAGCGTGACCT from Microbacterium paraoxydans includes the following:
- the carB gene encoding carbamoyl-phosphate synthase large subunit; translated protein: MPKRDDIRSVLVIGSGPIVIGQACEFDYSGTQACRVLREEGVRVILVNSNPATIMTDPDFADATYIEPITPAVIETIIAKEKPDAILPTLGGQTALNAAMALHEQGILEKYDVELIGAKVDAIKKGEDRQVFKELVLEAGADVAKSVIAHTMDDLLAGAEQLGYPLVVRPSFTMGGLGSGFAYDEEDLRRIGGAGLRDSPTTEVLLEESILGWKEYELELMRDTADNTVVVCSIENVDPVGVHTGDSITVAPALTLTDREYQKLRDIGIDIIRAVGVDTGGCNIQFAVNPENGRIIVIEMNPRVSRSSALASKATGFPIAKLAAKLALGYRLDEIPNDITGVTPASFEPTLDYVVVKVPRFAFEKFPAADATLTTTMKSVGEAMAIGRNYATALQKALRSLEKRGSSFHWGEEPRTVEELLEIAKTPTDGRIVTLQQALRKGATIEQAFEATAIDPWFLDQIVLINEVAEVVRTAGELDDATLRYAKEHGFSDVQIAQLRGESEAEIRGVRHGLGIRPVYKTVDTCAGEFPALTPYHYSSYDAETEVAPSDRTKVVIIGSGPNRIGQGVEFDYSCVHASFALSDAGFETVMINCNPETVSTDYDTSDRLYFEPLTLEDVLEVLDAEAASGTILGVVCQLGGQTPLGLAKGIEAAGYTVLGTSPEAIDLAEERELFSRLLDEAGLLAPRNGTAIDVEGAVRIAEEIGYPVLVRPSFVLGGRGMEIVYGTDALRDYFVRTAGEVVIEEGKPLLVDRFLDDAIELDVDALYDGTDLFIGGVMEHLEEAGIHSGDSSCTLPPVSLGRSDVDRVREATLAIAQGVGVRGLLNVQFAISAGVLYVIEANPRASRTVPFVSKALGIPMAKAASRIMAGSTIADLRAEGMLPAQDGSRVPLDAPVSVKEAVLPFKRFRTADGKTVDSVLGPEMRSTGEVMGIDRDFPTAFAKSQAAAYGGMPTSGTVFISVADSDKRAVILPAHRLQQLGFTIVATEGTAEILSRNGIAVTVVEKYSETQESGARNIVDLINDGEIDIVVNTPSGGAARADGYEIRAAAVAADKALFTTIAVLGAAVSGMDAAHEGFQVKSLQEYAQDRMAAV
- a CDS encoding PH-like domain-containing protein — encoded protein: MSARDLAVAIIIAVALLILLSMLFAWRRRVRRDAAYTAPLGVPEHAEVTRRDEVLYVSTTRHEQPLERLAITPLAFRARGELAVTDRGIALALDGAPTVFLAADRLVSIDRATVTIDRVVEPGGLVRISWHVDDTTVVDSYVRLTGGDLPTLISDLQRLIPAAPDTGASS
- the carA gene encoding glutamine-hydrolyzing carbamoyl-phosphate synthase small subunit, with amino-acid sequence MTLSTSSPQASAARLPDPAVLVLEDGTRHRGRAYGARGRTLGEVVFATGMSGYQETITDPSYAGQIVLQTAPHIGNTGMNDEDTESRRIWVAGYIVRDPSRVVSNWRANASLDEVLVEDGIVGISGIDTRAVTRHIRSAGSMRGGIFSGAEAELDPEEQLRIVREAPEMTGLNLSAQVSVQSATVTPARGERIGNLAVLDLGVKQATIDNLAARGFDVHVLPQDVGIDEIRAIEPVAVFYSNGPGDPAASGDHVELLRAVLDDGLPFFGICFGNQLLGRALGLGTYKLPFGHRGINQPVLDKQTGKVEITAHNHGFAVEAPLEGSFDSPHGYGKVEVSHVGLNDNVVEGLRALDIPAFSVQYHPEAAAGPHDANYLFDRFRDMVIANKKDAK
- a CDS encoding dihydroorotase, whose amino-acid sequence is MSETLVITGAQLLGADGADIIIEDGVIAEVGTGLTRTGARVIDAAGLVALPGLVDLHTHLREPGFEASETILTGTRAAAAGGFTAVFAMPNTSPVADTAGVVEQELALGEAAGYATVQPIGAVTVGQKGERLAELGAMATSRAQVRVFSDDGFCVWDPLIMRRALEYVKSFDGVIAQHAQDPRLTEGAQMNEGTVSAELGLAGWPAVAEESIIARDVLLAEHVGSRLHVCHLSTAGSVDIIRWAKKRGVNVTAEVTPHHLLLTDELVRGYDARFKVNPPLRREEDVLAVREGLADGTIDIVATDHAPHPSEHKACEWQAAANGMVGLESALRVVHQSMVQTGLIGWADVARVMSATPARIGRLSGHGTPLEAGQPAHITLYDPAVDGVFTAADLHGRSVNSPYLGRALPGRVEYTVHGGVLTVDGGAVVEELGA